The Populus trichocarpa isolate Nisqually-1 chromosome 18, P.trichocarpa_v4.1, whole genome shotgun sequence genomic interval CTGCACAGAGTTCTGGTTGAAAGTCTTACAAGCTGCTTCGATATGTACTGCTGGTTTTCATATGGATATAATTTGGCATCATAGATTTGATGGAATCTTTGCTGCTTATGCTTGAAATGTTTATGTTATATGAAGCATGATAATGGCtattaaaacacaattatataATCAAGTTTCCAGAACTTGGAGGAAATGGTTCTTCACCCTGACAAAATATTCCCTATATCCGATGGGCAACCAAGGTATAGGGTTTCAGACAAAACTATGTCAGAATGTGTCTTGGATCATTTCTTAGTATTTCAATTGAAACATGgcatattatgaaaaaaaatgatcgttatttgaaatttaatatcagACAGGGCATGTCCGTACCAGAGTaatgtgtttctaaaaaatCCAACTTCTCAATGGCATCCCTCTATCTAACATGGACTTTCTCTTTTTGCAGCATTGTTCATTATACTTGTACTTTTCCTTTTGTCCTTTCTACCACCTAAAAGTTGATATACATAAGTTCTCTATATGCATGCCATTGTCTTTAAATACCAAAAAGTCTGCGATAAATTCTACTCCTCCTGTCTGGGCTTGGTGCCAGTGCCACCTCTATCTTCCACAAGTACTTTACCTTgggggtcttttttttttccttctctttacATGCATATATCTGAGTACCCTTAACATGTTTCTACCTATTATATTCTTATGAATTTCATTAATGAGTTACTCCTTTCTATTCTAGGTGACCTGGGCCAGACATATAACTCCCTCGCAACGCTTGAGCATTACATGCAGAGTGGAGCTCAAGCTGTCTTATTTGTTGGAGATCTTGCTTACGCTGATAGATACATGTACAATGATGTTGGTATACGGTGGGATACCTGGGGTCGTTTCGTTGAGAGAAGTGCAGCATATCAGCCATGGATGTGGTCTGTTGGAAATCATGAAATAGAATACATGCCTTACTTGGTAAAATGTTCAGTCATTCATCATGGTGCATTGCTTTCCGTTCAGATGTCACCATCCAGTTTTTTAGTTAACTTTTTGGTGCTACGAGAACTTTTAGACTATCTTGAAATCTTGTTATGTGCTGTCCATTGCACTGGAAAAATATGAATGCAGATACAGTATGCATCTGGGTCATTTATATTCCTTCCTTTTTCATTGCTGCTATAGTGCCATGGATATTGTGATCCAATGAGACTTTTTAGTGATGCATGTCGAGCAATGTTGTCTATTGTATAAAAGAACTTGAATACTGAATTGGTAACATTAACTGTAAACACTCCTGGACCATTTACCGGCTATTGCTTCCTGCTGTTCCCACAGTTCCATTGTTCTCATTCTATTCCATAAGCATGGAATATAGTCTCCAGGACACATGCAAagtcttctttttccttttttcactttctgttagttatttttccttgtgtatatttttcttattcttagCAAAAGGATGTAAATCCCCATCTCCGTCCATACCTACataagatgatttaattaactGTCCCATTGAACCAACAGTAACTgctttttccatgatttttcaatttttttgtccttGTGTTCCTGTAAATTTCTGTAAATTTGTGGACAGATTGGTAAGACAAGACATGAGTTTCAGCTTgtgttccttttcctttttttttttccatctactTCATACATGCAGCATGGCATGCTTATCAATATAGTTCCTATGTAGAAATCTCTTTCTGTTAGCAGTTTAAGTTCTTGTTCAGTTCCTAATCATTTATAATGATAACATATGTGCAGGGAGAAGTTATTCCTTTCAAATCTTATCTTAACCGATACCCTACCCCTCATTTGGCCTCCAAAAGCAGCAGTCCTCTCTGGTATGCCATCAGACGTGCATCTGCTCATATAATTGTGCTGTCCAGCTATTCACCTTTTGGTAACTTTTCATTCCCTTTTATACTTCAATATAAATTCAGCAGTCATTCTATGATACGTTGTAATATGGATCCATACCACAGTAGGCCAAGGAACCGCATTCTATTGCTCTTCTATTTTGCAGCAGGGACTTCATTAATTTTCACTAACATAATTCGCTAACATAAACAAATGAGAGTTTTCCATTCTCCCATCTCATAATTAACTACCTTGTACCCTTATGtgattgataataataataatgtcagTAATATGTGAAAGGTTTTGACAAGGGTCTCTGACAAGCATGATTCTGGAAGTCTTAAATTTCTACTATCTGCTGGATTGGCAGCCAGTATCTCTTAAAAATTCCTGaggaaattatttcaataagGTGAAAATATCCTTTCTTTAGATTGTGACCCAACATCAAGAAAGCTTTAAGATTTTCATGTTAACCATAGGACATTCTCAGATTAGAGTATTCATGTGGTAAAAATTCCAGATGTTCAGTTTGCACATTAGGTGTTCGGCTTGTTTGTAAGGGTGTCCATCAGTATTGCACTCTTGTGGTAGTTCCCCTTGGCCTTGCTATAGGATACCACAATGCTGGGAGAGAAAAAACCAGCTACAGTTTGTCCCGCAGACAGACGTTAAAAGTACGAGCCATCAAATTGTCTTATGCAGCAACTCTCTTGGTCTCTTCCCAGCAGTCATAATGCCTCAATTTGTCAAGTGAGCTAGCGTCTCCTACTGGGTTTTATAGCGTTTGTTGTGCTGCTCATGAAATAAACATGAGGGCTATCAATATTTCCTGCAAGATATGAATTATCATTAAAGTGAATAATTTTGAGGGTATTAGTAGAGTATCTGcagcattttttttcctattcatgATGTCGAACAGCATCATCTGGAATCGTGATAAGAGCTTTTCTGTCAACATATTGTTATCCTCTATGGTTTTTAAACCTTGGTATATAAACATGTTCAGAATAGGAGCAACCTGAAGACTACCAACTGACATCAGCAGTGCATTCCAGAAACATATCTTCCCTGTAAGATGTttccattgaaaaaaataaccatgtAAGATCCTCAGCAAGTACAAGGAGTTAGAACCAAAATGTAACATTAAACCCTGCAATGTCCAAGTATATAGCATTCTTGTTTAATGTCAGAACTGTGTGATTTAACTTGAAGTTTAAACTTTTGAACAGTGAAATATACCCCTGAGTGGGAATGGCTCCAAGAAGAACTTGAAAGGGTTGACAGGGAGAAGACACCTTGGCTCATTGTTCTCATGCACGTCCCAATCTACAACAGTAATGAAGCACACTTCATGGAAGGTGAAAGTATGCGGGCAGTCTTTGAGGAGTGGTTTGTTCATTACAAAGTTGATGTGATCTTTGCTGGCCATGTCCATGCGTATGAAAGATCAGtatgtttctttccttttatttctttccttttgctttgTAATATGGTTCCTAGTGTTTGTAAGTTAAGAGCtcagaaagaaagaattttGCTTGGAGAATCTATTTGCTATGAATTATTTCACTGGTTCAGTCAAAGCCAATTACTAAGTTTGAGTTGCCATCAACTTGAACAAATTGTGATTCCGAATCTCAGTACTTTTGATCATTTAGTCATGCTGATAAGTGCAGCATGAATATCATGCATTttattatacaattttatttaattgtttttccaattttcAGTATCGAATCTCAAACATACACTACAATGTATCTGGTGGTGACTGTTATCCAGCAGCTGACGAATCTGCTCCTGTCTACATCACTGTCGGAGATGGAGGAAATCAAGAAGGTCTTGCCGAAAGGTAACTGAAGCTGCAAAACTGGAAATCTGCCCTTCTTGGGGGGGGATTCTACATTCAGGGAAACTGCCGATGGTGGTCCTAAATAAATGTTGCATTCATCCTGCAGGTTTAGAGATCCACAACCAGATTACTCTGCTTTCAGAGAAGCCAGTTATGGGCACTCTACATTGGAGATAAAGAACAGGACACACGCACTCTACCATTGGAACCGCAATGATGATGGGAAAAAAGTGCCAACTGATGCATTTGTTTTGCACAATCAGTACTGGTAAGTATAATTTACCGCATTTTTTCATGTGGCCACAATGCAGCACCCATTGTGTTTTTGGTCAAAAAGGGCAAGTTTTCTGCTGCCGGAAAATCATATGTAAGCAATGCTCACAAAATTGTCATTTCCTGCAACACTGATATTAGTAGAAGGCGGCCAGGAAACCAGGGGCAGGACTAGGCGTTTGGTTGAGGGTGCCATTGCACCCCTTAACATTGAGAAATTTTAAGAGTAAAATTTTTGGGagtagtttttaattatttcaatcgAGTTAAGGCGTACTTCATGGAAACCATATATTTTTGCACCCCAAGATTTCTTTTGCTAATGAACTCATATTCACAAAGGTTATATTTTGCACAGGGGAAGCAATCTGAGAAGGAGAAAATTGAAGAAGCATCATTTGAGGAGTGTTGTTGGTCGGGTTTCAAGTTTCTGAAACTTTTTCAAGAAATTCAGAACTGTATTTTCAGATGGACTCGGCAAGATTGATGAAAATGCCTACAAAAACAAAGTGGCTTGTATTCTAGTCTCTCCACGACGATGTTGCCGGCATTCTTACTGGAGATTCATTTTGATCCTGGTAACTGTAATAGTTCTTTACAGAAATCCATGGATAATGCCTGTCCTGTAAGTGCTTGCAGTATTCTGTCGCATCAATGTAGAGCATTCAGTCAAATGCTGTCATCGGTGTCATGGGTTTttctatcaaaaaaataaaaaggatagatgGATTATATATTAACATGAGCCTCCTGCTTGGTCCAGACTCCAGTCCATCATTGCACGAAACCTCCAGAAGATATTGATCTTGCAAGCATTGATAGTTACCATTAGATCCTTGAATTGTGCTGTGCTGggggtggattttttttttaacgtaaaaataaaatatgtagaTAGATATTGTCAACATGttttctaaaaggaaaaaaaaatcgataatgAACTCAAAATCTGAGGTAtatcatgttatattttaaaacattgagAGATAACAACGTACTtggaaaagatattttttccaattttatgaaaagatttaTAATTGTACTttataacaaagtaaaaaatagatagaatttaataaaataatatctaaaatatacttttaattcttctaagaattaaaaataaagataaactAACGAAATAATGGAGGGTGAAACTggaaaagaataataagaaaaaaagaaattaaaaaactaactcGAGTCAATTCGGGTAAAATTGCCCAACACATTACCAGAGACATGAGAATGAGATAATCTGATATAAAgcgaaagggaaaaaaaaattcaaaaatcaatacTCATCTAACAcagtgttgaatgatgaaattgaaaaaaaatcaattttataaaagaaaaaaaaaagtgactcGAGCCAACCTAAATTAGTTGGCCAAACTCGTGAGATCATAATAAcccaatagtaaaaaaaattagataaaaatacaaatcccaATCACTAACAAACACAatgtagaagaagaaaaacgaaagaaaaaaaatcaaataattaaaaggacataaaaaaacaaccccaGCCAACCTAGATGAGCCAACCAACCTCAGAACTCGGGTAATGTGaatgagataaaataataaaataaaaaataaaaaaaatttatgaagctcaattcctaaacaaactaaatgatgaaaataaaaaaattaaactttaaaaaaacctaagccAACTCGTGTTAACTTGCCGAAGTCGTAACCCAGGTCATGAAAGTAGAATAACTctatagatagaaaaaaaaatcacgaagtcCACTTCCAAATtactaatattgaaaaataaaattgaaaaaatattatttttttaaaaataatgtaaaacaaTCGACCAAAGTTAACTCAGATCAACCTTTCAAACCTCTGACCTAGAAATGAGGCCTggattaacccaaaaaaaataaaaaaaaaatcataaaactcaatttctaataaatcaaatattaaaaaataaattaataaaatttaatttaattttaccaaaCAAAACATCAACCAAGCTATAGAATTTTCCCCGACACTACTAGATAGGCAGCCAAAGCAAATTGCAAAACCTATTCCCAAATGAACACAACATTAaaggaacaaataaaaaaaaatggatctaGCTAGtaaccaaattaaacaaatccGAAggaccaaatattttttttttaaaagcaaaacactgtataacattgttttagtaaacagttttgtttctgtttctgatcagatttattttttatttatttataattataataatataatataactgtatttgtaattgtaatgagccattatccaaataaaataaaataaaataacaactgACTACAGTAGCTCATGCATAAATGGAAAGATAATTCCTTACCTTGATTCACAGAAAGCCACCAAATCATGCCTTATCTCCCTCGTACGGAAGTTTGACTCATTTGGATTGTGCAACCAAACACTTACTAGGAATATTTGTATGAGAAAtcttatttaatgaaacaaaatCTTTTAAGCTTCGTCATCATTCAAGCCCCTTTTCTCAATTGATTCATTGTAATAACCACACAACGTGATTCTTTCCATCCATGAAAAGATACTGCATCGACTCAAGACTCAATAAAAAGAGGAAGATTTTCACCATCTTTATGCCAAACCAAACTTAAACTTGATCTTTCTTGAGTTCTCAATGGAATCAAGTGGTACGGAGAAGTCTCCCTCCGAGGGCTCTAGCATATCTGCAACCTCGGAGGGAACCCCGCATGGAGATGGTGGTGATCTTGATCAAACAAAGATGGACAGTACGAAGAAGATGAAAGAGAAAGCTGCCAGAGGATCCGAACCAGCACTCCTTCCTGAATCAAGTGCTCGAGTTTTGCTGGGTTTGAAGCTTTCTAGTGACAGCTCAATCCGCGGATCGAAGCAATTCAATCTATTTAGCCCCATGAGTGCTGGTTCTTCTCATGCAAAAGAGTCCACTGATGAGACCTCGAGGCAAACCGAGTCTAGGGTTTTCTCGTGCAACTTCTGCAAGAGAGAGTTCTCCACATCCCAAGCCTTAGGAGGGCACCAAAACGCACACAAACAGGAGCGGGCACTAGCCAAGAGGCGTCGGGAGATGGATGCGAGTGCTTTAGGACACTTGCCATATTACCCTTATTCAAGCCTTTCAACAAACCCCTATTATGGATCTTTAAATAGGGCACTCGGAGTACGGATGGATTCCTTCATTCACAAGACATCGCCTTATTCATGGACATCCCCCGGAGGGCATCGCTATGGCGCCCATAGCGGCTGGCCCAGGCAAACTTTGATGAACACACAGCCTTCCATTGATAGGCTAAGGACAGAGAGCTTGAATGCCTTTTGTGGTGGATTTGGAATTTCTACTTCCTCATCTTCTCCAAGGTTTGATGACAATGGCATAGTTCGCAGCAGTTTTGGTGCTTCTCCATCATCAAACAATATTACTGCGATCAGAAAGCCTCCCGTTACTGATCATATCCAGCAAATTAACCCTCCAAAAAGTGATCAAACAGATGAATCCGGACTTGATTTGTCTCTCAAGCTctagaaaattaatattgtttattaattagaattccACCACAAATGCttagttaatattttcattGCATCTTAATCTTGTTTACAATTTATAAATGtcaatgcaattttttttttcgtttttgatATATATGGCCTTGTGAAACTTGATGTATGAGATCTTACTATTTGAAGGTCGTCTTTATAATCTTTCCCAACTtgttttttcaagcatttttttttagccttttctttttaatgagtTATAAGGGCAAGCAATTCTAGAGTATTTAAGGAGTAATTATTCATAATTACTTCATAGATCAATcacacaagaaagaaaaaaaatcacatccgGATTCATTAAAAGCGTTGATACTATATATCATACACTCTCTAACATCAATCTTTTGTGATGGATATTTGCTCAAAAACGTTTCCAATTCAAGAACACATATATTAGTTGGTAggttaattaatgaaatgatcAATTGGGGAAGGTTAAATATGGGGTTTTGAGGTGTGAAGCATTGATGGGATTTGATGGCTTAATTGAGTAAAGATACGAAGGTTCCACTTTAGTTTTTCAAGTGAGAATAAGAAACAAATTACTTCCTGTTTGATTCTAAACAGATACCATAATGATACTGAGGAGGGCTGGCACCAACTCTTAATTAATTCAAGTCTTGACCCAAcagaaaataagaacaaaaaaaaaaaaaaaaccctgctaaaaaaaaaatagtagaagaTAACACAAAAGCAAGGAAATCAGATAGGTAGTTGCCAGGGATTTGATAGATAATTAACATGCCATTTTAGAGCCATAAATTCAGGTTCCTTCCTATTCTTCTTTAGGAACCTCTGATAATAATATCTCTTACATGAATGATGCTATATatgaaacaaataatttcaTAGTTAGCGTTAATATGTTTTACATCAACATTATTATACTCGACCCCACGAATGACTCAAACTAGGGCTCAAGTTATAGGTTGAATAAGTTAATGCAggttaattcaaaacaatatcgattcaagaattttaaaaaaaattaaaatgattttgatttgaattttaaaagttaaattaaattttcatggaATTAACTAGATTGCAGGTTAATTTATCAGGTTGACAGAGTTAATTATTGtccaatttaaattaaaacctaaCCCGagatatgttttgaattaacaCGTTATCGAATTAATTAACTTGTTGGATGGTTgaaatgagtttaataacactactTTATATATCCTTTTAACTTTACATATCCTTTTAATATCATCCTCGGACTAGCATTTGAGCAAATATTGATTCTAAGTCCTTAAATTCCTTGTACTTATAATTAGGCAAGATATTTTCCCATTCATTAAAATGCTTATCTCACAGATTCGCTTTGAATTCTGATCCTAGATCATAATACACCTTAAAGAATATGTACTTGAATATTTATGTTATAGGTGATCTCTGTGACTTAGATACACAAAAagtaggggtgagaaaaaaaatcgaaaaaccgagaaattaaactggaaaaaaataactaaaaaaaccgaaccgtgaaaaaaaatcgattaaaattttgaaaaaactgaccggttcggtttcgattttataagcctgaaatcgaaaaaaccgaatcgaactgaaccgaacccaaataaaaaaaaccagaaaaaaaccgaggccaaaccgagccaaaccggtttttgtccaaaaaaatcaaaccgaaccgaaaccggtcggtttgaactagttttgttttttgtaaaaaaaatttcgatttaaatatttttttttataaaaactgaaccgaactgaaaataatcactcttaacaaaaatatacaTGGGCAGCTCTACGATACCATCAGCTGGAAGCGAgtgacaaaagaaaaatcataattaggaaacatttagaaataaaataaaatagtaatggATAGAGTAGTAATTAAATTTTGggatgcaatatatatataaaataagtcttaaattttaattcaaggataaattaaaaagtcttgaaagatttttttttttttgtaatagtcGAAATAGATATAAACTGAAAGATTTAGCATTAATATGAAAACTTCATCAAATTTGGGGAATGCCAAGCTTGATGTGGCAAGCTTCATTAACTATTATATATGTACATATCCCCaaagatttttgaaatatatatattatattttaaagtttatatacAATGTATGTATAAGTAAAGTATTTCTTCTTAAAATAGATATGTAGTCTGCAGAGAATAAACGGAAGACGATAtattgtgtattttttaatgAGGTTCTTAATTAATGTGTGATTCGTTTAATTATTAGTGAAATTAGAAGCATGCATGATTCTCTCAAACATGTGATTACTTAATAGAATCTCATAGTTAttcgaattttaaaaaaaatatttgtagagAACAACTGAATTAATGTgtgattcatatatatataggtgttgaatatatttaaaatatatttgacaaCAATTAAGTGAACGTAGgggttttaattttcaaagaagGGACTTTATTGGCTCTCTATTTTTGATGTTAAGACtctaaagatatttaaaaacaagttaataataatattaaaacaaattcttttaacaaaaaatgatTCATAAAATCTTATTCATgtttatattattgattttttatcacatcatatataattaaaaataaaattttaaaataataggatttataaatattatataacacTAATgctgatatgcattatatattaTCCTAAACGTGAGCAGGGTCTGAATAAGATTTCTTTGTTTACATATATGCACATTATTTACTCACTCATGATATATAAAGAGatgttatttgaaaaatatacttttagataccatgattcaaaaatataataataataataataataataataatattattattattattggagaagccattgtaatttaattagtataatGAAAGACTAGACGAATTCACCTCAAACATGTTGAGTAAAGAAGAcgttttaacttaaaaaattggaatgttgatttgttttaattgacCTTGGTTAGGGCTCGGTTTAACTGTTATGGTTTTGAATTTGGATTTGGAAAAGAAGTGAGGCCCGGTTTTGGAATTCAAAGCCCAAGAAGAAGGCAAGTTCTTGCTGGAAACCCTAGCTAGTGCCCAGTTTTGTAAATTCtagaaacaaattttaattatggAAAACAATCCCTAGTGCCCCATTTTCGTAACAAATAATAGGAAAAGCTCAATCACATTGTTTTAATGAAGTAAAAaagcacatgttttttttaagaatttattatccaatatattatttacATAATGGGAATGAAAACATGAATTTCTCCTAAAAACATTCTTTACATTTGTCCTAAAAACATTCTTTACATACTTAGGTTATTGACATGGGTTaacattattaaatttaagggttttctttttttgttaagtaTATTATTACATCCATGGTTGGCAAGTCAATATCATGCAATTTTGTTGTCTTCTTGCTCTACTTACTTCCAAAGAACATGGCGTTAATTACCTTTTTCGTagcactttgtttttttcccccccTATATATACAGCCATGgtctttaattaatatatactcTTTGGCTTAAgaatatttattcttatttttttgtaataattactACGAAATAGGATTGTTTTTCCATTCTTGAAAAGATACTGGATTTATTCAAGACTCAATAAAAAGATGATCGatctttcttttatattgtcAATGGACTCGATCGTTCCAGAATGGTGCCCCTCCAAGGCTTCTAGCATATCAGCAGCTGCCTCCGGAGGAGAACCACATAAAGATTGTGGTGATCATGATCAgaatatgaaaatgaaagagagagttGTTAGAGGATCCGAACCACCACCCTTTCCTAAATCGAGTGCTTGTGGTTTGCTCGATTTGAAACCTCACAGTGACGATTCGATCCGCGGGTCGAAGCTAGAATTCAATCTCTTTAGCCCCATTAATGTTGGTTATTCTTCTCATGCAAAAGAGTCCATGGATGAGGCCTCGAAGCAAAGTACCGAGCCTAGGGTTTTCTCATGCAGCTTTTGCCGGAGAAAGTTCTCCACATCCCAGGCCCTAGGAGGTCACCAAAACGCACACAAACAGGAGCGTGCACTAGCCAAGAAGCGTGAAGGGTCGGATGTTGGTGCAACTCTTGGGCAATTTCCATACAATCCCTATTCAAGCCTTCCAACAAACCAATACTATGGATCTTTTAATAGGTTGGTTGGGGTGCGGATGGATTCCTTGATCCACAAGAAACAGCCTTATCCATGGAATTCCTTCGGAGGGTATCGGCATGGGCATGGTGGGTGGTCTAGGCAAGTTATGGTGAGTACACAGCCTTCAGTTGATAGGCTAAGGGCAGAGAGTTCGAAGGCTTTTAGTGGCGTCCCGTTTGGgaatttttcttctccttcttcttcttcaaggtTTGAGGATCACAATGGCTTATTTCGGAACCCTTGTGCTTCTCCCTCATCAAATATTGCCTTCAATATGCCACCCAGTACTGATCATCTCCAGCGACCAAACAGGCCTCCAAAAAGTGACCAAACAGATGGATCGGGACTTGATTTATCTCTCAAGCTCTAGcaatatttgtttattagaaTATTACATTCATATTTTAGCagtatttaattagttttatgcATGCTTTTAATTCACATTAAAAACACATACttaattattgatattgtttAGTCCCGTTTTCAATTTATGAATGTTAATGaacttcctcttcttcttttttccattgtcacacaaatattaaaaaaatttagtctcTTCATTAATATTCTCTCGAAAAAAAtgactttggattttttttttctatcgtaTAATATTCTCGAGTCATCATGAAATTAAATGGTATTTCTCTCAATTCCCTTAGATTTCAACAATTGCCTTTGAATGGTATCGATGGTCAAGGAGGGAGAATACTGATCATGCTAATAAATTAACTTTGTATTTGAGATCAGATGGAAGGTTTGGATGCTATATGAGATCTGATTATATACTTccctctttccttttgttaattttttttttttgttattgtttcatTGACtgtctgttttttgttttagaggTTTCGGGGGTATTTTGTATTgtggtaattattattttttaaaatattttttatttaaaaatatattataataatatttttttatttttaaaaaatttatttttgacataacatattaaaagaatatgaaaatattaaaaaaataattaaaaaacaatataaaaaatatttttaaaactaaaaaacaaatgaaaatgcaTGGGATCCTTGTTTGAACTTTCTTTTTGGTCGTAGGCCCTCACAAACTTAATTAGaatctctttattattttgcaaTTCAATACACATATTGGTGGAATTGATGAGTCATAAATGGGAAGTGGTTGACTAAATGTGCAAATATATGGAAATAAAGTAGCTGATTGCTTAAAAGGGGTGCATGTCCATTGAAAAGGTTGCTGATAACCCCTATTTTCAAGATTATGATAGGCTGGAAGGTGCAGGAGACTAGGCTTGCGTAGGTTGATTAGCTGTAAAACAA includes:
- the LOC18111079 gene encoding bifunctional purple acid phosphatase 26 isoform X1, translating into MPKVVETQSMLLQVLILVFFVLSASVKNGNAGITSTFIRSEWPSNDIPLDHEVFAVPKGHNAPQQVHITQGDYNGKAVIISWVTPDEPGTSKVQYGVSKKNYDFTAEGAVRNYTFYNYTSGYIHQCLVDGLEYDTKYYYKIGNGDSYREFWFQTPPKINPDTPYKFGIIGDLGQTYNSLATLEHYMQSGAQAVLFVGDLAYADRYMYNDVGIRWDTWGRFVERSAAYQPWMWSVGNHEIEYMPYLGEVIPFKSYLNRYPTPHLASKSSSPLWYAIRRASAHIIVLSSYSPFVKYTPEWEWLQEELERVDREKTPWLIVLMHVPIYNSNEAHFMEGESMRAVFEEWFVHYKVDVIFAGHVHAYERSYRISNIHYNVSGGDCYPAADESAPVYITVGDGGNQEGLAERFRDPQPDYSAFREASYGHSTLEIKNRTHALYHWNRNDDGKKVPTDAFVLHNQYWGSNLRRRKLKKHHLRSVVGRVSSF
- the LOC18111079 gene encoding bifunctional purple acid phosphatase 26 isoform X2, whose protein sequence is MTLRGSYTLKSTKLKVHITQGDYNGKAVIISWVTPDEPGTSKVQYGVSKKNYDFTAEGAVRNYTFYNYTSGYIHQCLVDGLEYDTKYYYKIGNGDSYREFWFQTPPKINPDTPYKFGIIGDLGQTYNSLATLEHYMQSGAQAVLFVGDLAYADRYMYNDVGIRWDTWGRFVERSAAYQPWMWSVGNHEIEYMPYLGEVIPFKSYLNRYPTPHLASKSSSPLWYAIRRASAHIIVLSSYSPFVKYTPEWEWLQEELERVDREKTPWLIVLMHVPIYNSNEAHFMEGESMRAVFEEWFVHYKVDVIFAGHVHAYERSYRISNIHYNVSGGDCYPAADESAPVYITVGDGGNQEGLAERFRDPQPDYSAFREASYGHSTLEIKNRTHALYHWNRNDDGKKVPTDAFVLHNQYWGSNLRRRKLKKHHLRSVVGRVSSF
- the LOC18111080 gene encoding uncharacterized protein LOC18111080, coding for MESSGTEKSPSEGSSISATSEGTPHGDGGDLDQTKMDSTKKMKEKAARGSEPALLPESSARVLLGLKLSSDSSIRGSKQFNLFSPMSAGSSHAKESTDETSRQTESRVFSCNFCKREFSTSQALGGHQNAHKQERALAKRRREMDASALGHLPYYPYSSLSTNPYYGSLNRALGVRMDSFIHKTSPYSWTSPGGHRYGAHSGWPRQTLMNTQPSIDRLRTESLNAFCGGFGISTSSSSPRFDDNGIVRSSFGASPSSNNITAIRKPPVTDHIQQINPPKSDQTDESGLDLSLKL
- the LOC18111081 gene encoding zinc finger protein 3, whose product is MDEASKQSTEPRVFSCSFCRRKFSTSQALGGHQNAHKQERALAKKREGSDVGATLGQFPYNPYSSLPTNQYYGSFNRLVGVRMDSLIHKKQPYPWNSFGGYRHGHGGWSRQVMVSTQPSVDRLRAESSKAFSGVPFGNFSSPSSSSRFEDHNGLFRNPCASPSSNIAFNMPPSTDHLQRPNRPPKSDQTDGSGLDLSLKL